A DNA window from Impatiens glandulifera chromosome 7, dImpGla2.1, whole genome shotgun sequence contains the following coding sequences:
- the LOC124945177 gene encoding glucan endo-1,3-beta-glucosidase 12 — protein sequence MDLTTPIFFIFTLLTFSSLSEAGSIGVNYGRIANNLPSAIKAVQLLKSKGINKIRIYDTDSSVLKAFSGSNIKLTVNLPNELLFAAARRRSFAYSWVQKNIAAYHPSTQIEAIAVGNEVFVDSNNTTLFLIPAMKNIQAALLKYNLASDIKISSPIALSALSTSYPSSAGSFRHDLIESAVKPMLQFLKETESFLMVNAYPFFAFESNSDVISLDYALFRENPGIVDAGNGLKYLSLLDAQIDAVYAALSQLKYDDIPIVVSETGWPSKGDSNEIGASLENAAAYNGNLIRRVLTGGGTPLRPKSDLTVYLFALFNENKKFGPTSERNYGLFYPDEKTVYDIPFTVEGLKNYHDRPSPETSPEKGGSRISTPGQGGGTISATVSGQSWCVANVEVGKDRLQAGLDYACGEGGAECHSIQPGSRCFDPNTLEAHASYAFNSYYQKKGRSIGTCFFGGAATITSQQPKFGKCEFPTGY from the exons ATGGATCTAACCACACccattttcttcatcttcacatTACTCACATTCTCTTCACTCTCAGAAGCAGGATCAATCGGAGTAAACTATGGAAGAATCGCCAACAATCTACCATCCGCCATTAAAGCTGTTCAACTACTAAAATCTAAAGGTATCAACAAGATCCGAATCTACGATACCGATTCATCAGTTCTCAAAGCATTTTCCGGATCCAACATTAAACTCACAGTTAATCTCCCAAACGAACTCCTCTTCGCCGCCGCAAGACGCCGCTCATTCGCATACTCATGGGTACAAAAAAACATAGCAGCTTATCATCCATCAACACAAATCGAAGCCATTGCAGTTGGAAATGAAGTTTTTGTAGATTCAAATAACACAACTTTATTTCTCATACCCGCCATGAAAAACATTCAAGCTGCTCTTTTGAAATACAATCTAGCCTCCGATATTAAAATCTCATCTCCCATTGCATTAAGTGCACTTTCAACTTCATACCCTTCTTCCGCAGGTTCTTTCCGACATGATTTAATCGAATCCGCCGTCAAACCCATGCTCCAATTTCTCAAGGAAACTGAATCATTCCTCATGGTTAATGCCTACCCTTTTTTCGCTTTCGAATCCAATTCCGATGTCATCTCTCTCGATTACGCCTTGTTTAGAGAAAACCCAGGAATAGTTGACGCCGGCAATGGTTTGAAATATCTTAGTTTATTAGATGCCCAAATCGACGCCGTTTACGCCGCATTGTCTCAATTGAAGTACGATGATATCCCGATTGTCGTGTCGGAAACCGGCTGGCCGTCGAAGGGTGACAGCAACGAAATCGGCGCAAGTCTGGAAAACGCAGCAGCATACAACGGTAACCTTATCCGTCGAGTTCTTACCGGCGGTGGGACACCATTAAGACCCAAATCAGATCTGACTGTTTATCTATTTGCTTTATTTAACGAGAACAAGAAATTTGGTCCGACGTCGGAGAGAAACTACGGTTTGTTTTACCCCGACGAGAAAACAGTGTACGATATTCCGTTTACGGTTGAAGGGTTGAAGAATTACCACGACCGGCCGTCGCCGGAGACTTCGCCGGAGAAGGGTGGTTCTCGGATATCGACGCCGGGACAGGGAGGGGGGACAATATCAGCGACGGTTTCTGGACAGAGTTGGTGTGTAGCTAATGTGGAAGTGGGGAAAGATCGTCTACAAGCGGGTCTAGATTATGCTTGTGGTGAAGGTGGTGCTGAATGCCATTCGATTCAACCAGGATCGCGTTGTTTTGATCCTAATACGTTGGAAGCTCATGCATCGTATGCGTTCAATAGTTATTATCAAAAGAAGGGCCGTTCGATTGGAACTTGCTTTTTTGGTGGGGCCGCAACTATTACATCACAACAACCAa AGTTTGGGAAGTGTGAGTTTCCAACTGGGTACTAA